One region of Halohasta litchfieldiae genomic DNA includes:
- a CDS encoding HPr family phosphocarrier protein: MERTLTVVPDDGLHARPAATFVETAGGFDANITVEAVEGNRPAVSADSMLGVTGLGVRGGDEVRLVATGPDAEAALDALEAILSMPEDELDEAGGTR; encoded by the coding sequence ATGGAACGCACACTGACTGTCGTCCCGGATGATGGACTTCACGCACGCCCAGCAGCGACCTTCGTCGAAACCGCCGGTGGGTTCGACGCCAACATAACTGTCGAAGCTGTCGAGGGCAACCGCCCGGCAGTGTCGGCCGACAGCATGCTCGGCGTCACTGGGCTCGGTGTCCGTGGCGGTGACGAGGTCCGACTGGTCGCCACTGGTCCCGATGCCGAGGCTGCTCTCGACGCGCTCGAAGCGATTCTGTCGATGCCAGAAGACGAACTCGACGAGGCCGGTGGAACGCGGTGA
- a CDS encoding extracellular solute-binding protein gives MSSLTDLSLAAGAAVGFFGLFSKPGDDDESTAADDSEPLAPDEGGSSAVETDSAVDAETEPESGGTEDSQPAVDSTPSDKVTTSNEVAASNEVAASDGGEPVAAEYSSDDGGSQSSAVDWQHLSSKLSTAMQQCAEGDLTVRLDVDHDDDNAAEVARSFNHMLDEFEDTIQTVDEFGNQVEGATERVTGRVDEVKSASKEVSHSVSGISDDTAKQHEMVDDLSNEIRSLSAATEEVASSANEVAEASETAAQRGEKGRELATNALAELDEIDTRTSRTLEATEELDELIGEIEDIAEFIGEVASQTNILALNASIEAARAGEAGEGFAVVANEVKSLAEDAEEAAGDIEKSIGNVREQADTTVDEMHETRERIDAGVDTIEGAVKTFREIADDVEETNVGVQEISEATDSQANSLQEAAAMVDDVGDISDETAERSVTAASAAEQQTTALAEVSTGVTTLDERVDTLDKLVNSYQTRDTRSKTSVDANVTSIEFWHAMGGEKGLLLEELIREFEEQADGIQINATSKGSYRGTFQSTLSAAEKGSGPALAQIYEIGTAQALDSGAFTPVEGVLPRSVSMSDYVDPVLSYYRTNGTLNSMPFNSSVPILCYNEQAFERAGLDPNNPPTTFAEVTRAAEQIVDNGVAEKGITFANYSWFVEQWFATAGQEIVNKQNGRAGTPDEAFFDSDAAKEIYTWWTNLDREGLYHNPGMEARGKAKSAFYEGTAPMVIASSSSVGGITDEASFDVGISGHPTPGQGEGLIVGGASLWVSESATQDERDAAGEFLAWLTQPEQQAHWHRETGYLPVHEGGIDKLERDGWFRQNPGHKVAIDQLLSSKDSPATNGARIGPFSTVRTLVGEAYPDMVDGDVEEELARLNDRVERQLESYSQNQR, from the coding sequence GTGAGTAGTCTCACGGATCTCTCACTGGCTGCTGGCGCAGCCGTCGGCTTTTTCGGGCTGTTTTCGAAGCCGGGAGACGACGACGAGTCGACGGCGGCCGACGATAGCGAGCCGTTGGCCCCCGACGAGGGCGGCAGTTCGGCAGTCGAGACCGATTCGGCCGTGGATGCTGAGACCGAACCGGAGTCGGGTGGGACCGAAGACAGCCAGCCGGCAGTCGACAGTACACCGTCGGATAAGGTGACGACCTCCAATGAGGTTGCGGCCTCCAACGAGGTAGCGGCCTCCGATGGCGGTGAGCCGGTGGCCGCCGAGTATTCGTCCGACGACGGTGGCTCTCAATCGTCGGCCGTCGACTGGCAGCATCTCTCTTCGAAGCTCTCGACGGCAATGCAACAGTGCGCCGAGGGTGATCTCACTGTCCGACTCGACGTCGACCACGACGACGACAACGCCGCCGAGGTGGCACGGTCGTTCAACCACATGCTCGATGAGTTCGAGGACACGATCCAGACCGTAGACGAGTTTGGCAATCAGGTCGAGGGCGCGACCGAGCGCGTGACCGGCCGCGTCGACGAGGTCAAATCCGCGAGCAAGGAGGTCAGTCACTCCGTGTCGGGCATCTCGGACGATACCGCCAAACAACACGAGATGGTCGACGATCTCTCCAACGAGATCCGGTCGCTGTCGGCAGCCACCGAGGAGGTCGCCTCCTCGGCCAACGAGGTCGCCGAAGCCTCCGAAACTGCCGCCCAGCGCGGCGAGAAAGGCCGCGAGCTGGCGACAAACGCCCTGGCCGAACTCGACGAGATCGATACGCGCACCAGCCGGACGCTGGAGGCCACCGAGGAACTCGACGAGCTAATTGGCGAGATCGAGGACATCGCGGAGTTCATCGGCGAGGTCGCCAGCCAGACCAACATCCTCGCGCTCAACGCCTCCATCGAGGCCGCCCGCGCCGGGGAAGCTGGCGAAGGGTTCGCCGTCGTCGCAAACGAGGTCAAAAGTCTCGCCGAGGACGCCGAGGAGGCTGCCGGCGACATCGAGAAATCGATTGGCAACGTCCGCGAACAGGCCGACACCACCGTCGACGAGATGCACGAAACCCGCGAACGGATCGACGCCGGTGTCGACACCATCGAGGGCGCAGTCAAAACGTTCCGCGAGATCGCAGACGACGTCGAAGAAACCAACGTCGGTGTCCAAGAGATCAGCGAGGCGACCGACAGTCAGGCGAACTCGCTGCAGGAGGCCGCTGCGATGGTCGACGACGTGGGCGATATCTCCGACGAGACCGCCGAGCGGTCGGTGACGGCGGCCTCGGCGGCCGAACAGCAGACCACCGCGCTGGCCGAAGTCTCAACCGGTGTGACGACCCTCGACGAACGGGTCGACACACTCGACAAACTGGTTAACTCCTACCAGACCCGTGATACCCGCTCCAAGACGTCCGTGGACGCGAACGTCACCTCCATCGAGTTCTGGCACGCGATGGGTGGCGAAAAGGGGCTGCTGCTCGAAGAGCTGATCCGGGAGTTCGAAGAGCAGGCCGACGGGATCCAGATCAACGCCACCTCGAAAGGCAGCTACCGCGGTACCTTCCAGTCGACGCTGTCGGCCGCCGAGAAGGGGTCCGGACCGGCGCTGGCCCAAATTTACGAGATCGGGACCGCCCAAGCCCTCGATAGCGGGGCGTTCACCCCCGTCGAGGGTGTCCTTCCTCGTAGCGTTTCGATGAGCGACTATGTCGACCCCGTGTTGAGCTACTACCGAACCAACGGTACGCTGAACTCGATGCCGTTCAACTCCTCGGTGCCGATCCTCTGTTACAACGAGCAGGCCTTCGAGCGGGCCGGACTCGACCCCAACAACCCGCCGACAACGTTCGCCGAGGTCACCAGAGCGGCCGAACAGATCGTCGACAACGGCGTCGCCGAGAAGGGAATCACCTTTGCCAACTACTCGTGGTTCGTCGAGCAGTGGTTCGCAACCGCGGGCCAAGAGATCGTCAACAAACAGAACGGCCGAGCCGGAACGCCCGACGAGGCCTTCTTCGACAGCGATGCGGCCAAGGAAATCTACACCTGGTGGACCAACCTCGACCGAGAGGGACTGTATCACAACCCCGGCATGGAGGCCCGCGGGAAGGCCAAATCGGCGTTCTACGAGGGAACCGCGCCGATGGTCATCGCCTCCTCCTCATCGGTGGGCGGAATTACCGACGAAGCCTCCTTCGATGTCGGTATCAGCGGCCACCCGACGCCCGGTCAGGGCGAGGGACTCATTGTCGGCGGCGCGTCGCTGTGGGTCTCCGAATCGGCCACCCAAGACGAGCGGGATGCAGCTGGCGAGTTCCTCGCGTGGCTCACCCAGCCCGAACAGCAGGCCCACTGGCACCGCGAGACCGGCTACCTGCCGGTCCACGAGGGTGGTATCGACAAGCTAGAGCGAGATGGTTGGTTCCGACAGAACCCCGGCCACAAGGTCGCTATCGACCAACTGCTTTCAAGCAAGGACAGCCCCGCCACCAACGGCGCGCGGATCGGCCCGTTCAGCACGGTCCGCACGCTCGTCGGCGAGGCCTACCCCGACATGGTCGACGGGGATGTAGAGGAGGAACTCGCTCGGCTCAACGACCGGGTCGAACGACAGCTCGAATCCTACAGCCAAAATCAGCGATAG